The Candidatus Dependentiae bacterium genome segment AAATAGAAAATGAAAATACAAAAGAATATTTAATTGAAAATATAAAAAATTTTATCCCCGAGCCAGAAGAAGCAAGTGCCTCAAAAGATTTAACTGATGATCAAAAAAGTAATTTAATAAATAAATTTGAGGGAATAACTTCAGAATTTGCAACAAAGAAAAAGTTTCTTGAAATGATATCTGCGATAACAAAACGCGAATAATTAAGTAACGCAAATGTTGTATCGGGGATCTGGTCTTTATTTACTATCGCCCAAAGCACACGCATTGGGCTACCATAATATCGCATTGCATTCGCAACGCTACTCGAATTTTTTTAATTAGCGTGAACTAGATAATTTAAGTATTTAATTTTGCAAAAAAATTTAATAATTAAGTAAGAACCAACAAAAACAGGCGAATATTTTTAATATTCGCCTGTAAAATATCAAATTTTACTTTTATATTTTACATATTAAGTTGAACAGGTCTTGTTGAACCAACCAAAGTACTAATTTGTTGAATCAAGCCGTTTATAAGTACAGGGTTTTGAGAAGCACTGTCTTTTAACTTAGCGATAAATGAATCAACAAATTCTTTCATTTGAGATGAAATACCATAATCTTTACTTGCCAAACCATCTTTAATAAAATTCTTAATTACCTCAACCTGACTCATGGTAATTTTAGAAAAATCTAAGTTTTGAATTTCAACTGTAGCCATTTTTATAAGATCTGAAAAACCTGCAGGCTCACCCTTTAATGCTTTATCTATAGCACCAATGTAACCAATATATTTCATCAACACTGCCGGATCTTGACCCAAAATGCCTAACGGTTGTACAGACAAAAAGAATAACGAACCCAAAATTGACAATATAAGCTTTTTCATAAAATCCCCCTTTTAAATTAAAAAAGCCAATAAAATTATATCTATTTAACTTACAATTAGAGTATAGAATAATTTCTATTAGAAAATCAATAAATATTTATTATTTTGGGAAAACCTACTTTTTAAGCACCAAAGCACATCTCTTACAAAGCTTTTCAGCATGATCGGTCGCTTCCCACTGCCAACATCTTGGACATTTATCGCCAACAGCATGTTCAATACGCACAAAAACCCAAGGCAATTCGGTGGCATCAAGTCCATTATTCGTAGTAGCAAACTCCAATTGCGAAACTATAAGCCAATCTTTTAAGAATTTATTTAAATTTTCGCTTTCATCTAGATTATTTTCTAAAAATTTAATTAGTTCAAATTCTTTACTATTTTTGTCAAAATAAACAGTAACTTTGGCTTCTAAAGAGTGCTTTACAATATCCAACTTACGTTTTTCTTCAATTGCCTTTAAAACAACTTCACGTAAACTTTCAAGCGCATTAAATGCCCCAATCATAGAGCTTTTATATGTCAAAGAACCCAAATTTTCATTAACATTTTTAGATTGTAACGCTGATTCAAACGCCAATTTATTCTTGTTTTTTAATTTATCCCAGATATCAATTAATTCTTTAATACTGCAAAGATGTATACTCTCTTTTTTATCAACCATGTAAAAATCAGAAACTTCTTCAGCCAAAAACGATAATATTGGCGCCATAAGATGCGTAATCGTATCAAGAATTATATAAATAGCAGTTTGTGCAGATCTGCGCAAAAGTCCATTTGCAGACTCTGTGTAAAGTCTATCTTTTGAAATATCGAGATATAAAGCACTTAAATCATTTGCACAAAAACTGTTTAATAAGTGAAATACTGATGCAAAATTATAATTTTCGTAAGATTCTAAAATTTTTTCATTTAAATCATAAAGTTTATTTAGAATATATTGGTCAACAAGTAATAAATTTTCATATGCAACTGCATCTTTTTTGATATCGAAATCGTAAAGATTTGAAAGCATAAATCTGCATGTATTTCTTATTTTTTTATATGCCTGCATAACATTATTTAAGGCATTATCGGATACAACGATATCATTTTGATAATCAACCGATGCTACAAAAAGACGTAAAATATCACGGCTGTATTTTTTAATAATTTCATCCGGAGCTATAACATTACCAAGAGATTTGGACATTTTATAGCCTTTTTCGTCCACCGTAAATCCGTGCGTAACAATAATTTTAGTCTGAGATTTATCATTTAAAACCATTGAGCTTAAAAGAGAACTCTGAAACCATCCTCTATGTTGATCCGACCCTTCCAAGTATAAATCTGCAGGAAATGCCAAATCTTTTAAATTTTGCTGTAATACTGCATAGCTTGAAACTCCTGAATCAAACCAAACATCCAAAATATCTGTCTCTTTTCTAAATTTATCCGGATCGTTATTATGACAAGATGCACATGAGAAAGTTTTTGATAAAATTTTAAGATCTACAAGCTCTTTAATAGTTACTCTATCCCAAAACTCTATCCCCTCTTTTGAAACAAAATTTGCAATCGAATCTATAAAATTTTTATCCAAATAAGCGTGACCGCAATCGGCACAAATTATTGCCGTTATTGGAACACCCCAAGTTCTTTGTCTTGAGATACACCATTCCGTTCTATTGGAAACAAATGCATGTAACCTATTTTTTCCCCAATCTGGATAAAATTTTATTTTTTCAATTTCGCTTAAAGTTTTTTCAATTAAATTATTTTTTTGTAAATTACAAAACCACTGTTCCGTAGCTCTAAACATAAGACCATTATGACAACGCCAACAATGCGGGTATGAGTGTGTAACATTTGTCTTATAAAGTAAGCGCCCTACTTCTTGTAATTTTCTAAGAACCCAAATTTGTCCATCAGATATAGGCATATCGACCAACTCTTTTGGCTTAATTTCAGCTGTATATTTACCATCAATCGATAATGGCGAATAGATTTCCAAATTATTTTTTACACCTAAAGCGTAATCTTCAGGACCGCAACCGGGAGCGCTGTGAACGCAAGCCGTACCCTCGTTTAACAATACTGAATTATCAAGAATTACCGGTACTTGTAAATTATCTATAAATGGGTGAATTGCTAAACTATTTTTTAATATTTGAGATTCAAATTCTTGTAAAACTATTTTTTCTATCTCGAGTTGTTTACATAATTTATCGGCCAAATCACTTGCTACTATTATTGCTTTATTATCGTTTATATCCAATAAGCTATATTTTGCATTACTATTTAAAACTACTGCTCTATTTAATGGTAATGTCCAAGGCGTTGTTGTCCAAATTAAAAAATTAACTTGCTTATCTATATACTTAGAAAATAATTTTGAAACACTACTTTTATCAAGTTCAAATAAAACATATATAGATGGATCTTTTCTAT includes the following:
- the ileS gene encoding isoleucine--tRNA ligase, coding for MSTENNKKNPFQDTLNLPKTDFSIRANAVEKESEILKNWENKKLSVTSFTHNIGKEKFILHDGPPYANGNIHLGHVLNKTLKDISAKYKRMIGFHVPVTPGWDCHGLPIELKVTKEKEKELNSITDQNEKRLALKKYSREYVNKWINTQREEFKNLGVLMNWDNPYITMSPEYESSILKAFSKFVEGGFIERKNKTVPWCASCKTVLATAEIEYKDRKDPSIYVLFELDKSSVSKLFSKYIDKQVNFLIWTTTPWTLPLNRAVVLNSNAKYSLLDINDNKAIIVASDLADKLCKQLEIEKIVLQEFESQILKNSLAIHPFIDNLQVPVILDNSVLLNEGTACVHSAPGCGPEDYALGVKNNLEIYSPLSIDGKYTAEIKPKELVDMPISDGQIWVLRKLQEVGRLLYKTNVTHSYPHCWRCHNGLMFRATEQWFCNLQKNNLIEKTLSEIEKIKFYPDWGKNRLHAFVSNRTEWCISRQRTWGVPITAIICADCGHAYLDKNFIDSIANFVSKEGIEFWDRVTIKELVDLKILSKTFSCASCHNNDPDKFRKETDILDVWFDSGVSSYAVLQQNLKDLAFPADLYLEGSDQHRGWFQSSLLSSMVLNDKSQTKIIVTHGFTVDEKGYKMSKSLGNVIAPDEIIKKYSRDILRLFVASVDYQNDIVVSDNALNNVMQAYKKIRNTCRFMLSNLYDFDIKKDAVAYENLLLVDQYILNKLYDLNEKILESYENYNFASVFHLLNSFCANDLSALYLDISKDRLYTESANGLLRRSAQTAIYIILDTITHLMAPILSFLAEEVSDFYMVDKKESIHLCSIKELIDIWDKLKNKNKLAFESALQSKNVNENLGSLTYKSSMIGAFNALESLREVVLKAIEEKRKLDIVKHSLEAKVTVYFDKNSKEFELIKFLENNLDESENLNKFLKDWLIVSQLEFATTNNGLDATELPWVFVRIEHAVGDKCPRCWQWEATDHAEKLCKRCALVLKK